Proteins encoded within one genomic window of Aspergillus nidulans FGSC A4 chromosome VII:
- a CDS encoding uncharacterized protein (transcript_id=CADANIAT00008705), whose protein sequence is MSMHAGWIRQRGQNRLAKAETQKLSQTKLHYSSTADSTGPASRAQYSRMTEV, encoded by the exons ATGAGTATGCATGCGGGATGGATTAGACAAAGGGGCCAAAATAGA TTAGCCAAGGCAGAGACTCAGAAGCTAAGTCAGACTAAGCTTCACTATAGTAGCACAGCCGACTCTACTGGACCTGCTTCTAGGGCGCAGTACAGTAGGATGACAGAAGTTTGA
- a CDS encoding protein cipA (transcript_id=CADANIAT00008706) — MSFAKDQPASFTNAIERVAIVGAGGTVGSVIAGALLKTGKHTVTALTRKDSTNTLPEGVVVAPIDYNDEASIVDALRGQQFFIITVAPTAPRDTHSKLVQAAAKAGVPYIMPNGYGGDIEHVKFGQDVMLGPVAQANRDEIDKLGMKWITVCCGFWYDYSLAGRPARFGFDFDKKELTIYGDGNTKTSVSTLAQVGRAVATVLSLKVLPDGENDKSLTLSSWFNKPVYLQSFVISQNEMFESVKRVTGTADANWTITKEDVHERYADGLKMVKTGNMAGFAKLLYARAFFPEDAGNHSDKAQNKLLGLPEENLDEATQVGIGMVKALQSRAERMAS; from the exons ATGTCATTCGCTAAGGATCAACCCGCCAGCTTCACCAATGCCATTGAGAGAGTCGCCATTGTCGGT GCCGGAGGTACTGTTGGCTCTGTCATCGCTGGCGCGCTCCTGAAAACTGGAAAACACACTGTGACTGCCCTCACGCGCAAAGACAGCACCAACACACTCCCCGAGGGCGTCGTTGTCGCCCCCATCGACTACAACGATGAGGCCTCCATTGTCGATGCCCTCAGGGGCCAACAGTTCTTTATTATTACTGTTGCCCCCACTGCACCCCGCGACACTCACAGCAAGCTTGTCCAGGCAGCCGCCAAGGCAGGGGTGCCGTACATCATGCCCAATGGATACGGCGGCGACATTGAGCATGTTAAGTTCGGCCAGGATGTCATGCTCGGACCCGTAGCCCAGGCCAATCGAGATGAGATCGACAAGCTGGGCATGAAGTGGATCACCGTATGCTGTGGGTTCTGGTACGATTACAGCTTAGCGGGCAGGCCGGCGCGTTTCGGGTTCGACTTTGACAAGAAAGAATTGACGATCTACGGCGATGGAAACACCAAGACTTCGGTCTCGACCTTAGCCCAGGTCGGGCGCGCTGTTGCGACTGTGCTCAGCCTTAAAGTGCTTCCAGACGGCGAAAACGACAAGAGCCTGACACTCTCGAGCTGGTTCAACAAACCCGTCTACCTCCAGAGTTTTGTTATCAGCCAGAACGAGATGTTTGAGAGTGTAAAGCGCGTGACTGGTACAGCGGACGCCAACTGGACGATCACCAAGGAGGATGTCCACGAGCGATACGCAGACGGTCTGAAGATGGTCAAGACTGGCAACATGGCTGGGTTTGCTAAGCTGCTCTACGCGCGAGCGTTCTTCCCGGAAGATGCCGGCAACCACTCTGACAAGGCTCAGAACAAGCTGCTGGGCTTGCCAGAGGAGAACCTGGACGAGGCTACCCAAGTCGGCATCGGTATGGTCAAGGCGCTGCAGAGCCGCGCGGAGCGCATGGCTTCATAG
- a CDS encoding uncharacterized protein (transcript_id=CADANIAT00008704), with protein MSGQQRQQPGIACEECRRRRIRCDRIRPQCTACATSGVECIVRDSCPPRGPRKGYLKTLQKRIEELESQLENQGTPPAPICQTVDNDSSTDNNENNTTTPETTDILQWPVAPIEFPFPTMEPWGCCDGPYKSSLLQLPPVDSVPELVQIPMESGLFISPIMHNDLDQLFFDRAYAFAPIIHTHRYRSWSKQPNLSKQRTCLQYAMWTLASSLSSQFHVEGCKLYAKTRQLLGELDGDEPCHQISLEQAQAWALLSIYELTCQDFDRGMMSAGRAFRLIQMMRLYELDMPRTPQTMQLDQYQREFTPAQNDWIDIETKRRTFWFAYLIDRFTSMVDGLHMFFDERLIRTRLPAPEVNFVNNRPMDMSFLADVVPDVGVEWPHNNFSPFAECVIGATMCGRVLQHKQNAPTRPCEEFCSRHRTLNALLAQRIKMLRIHASLEYPDPIIAFVALAAQIDVLMLYDLIETKPLGTGVEGTQLVQALHAEHQQQALDAVTDISLLVAVLGQHFKMHPLTPILLLLGARFSQSHPELNDAYIKLMPSILTTLQASTGLNKLAQNFLQLLKPQGDTWCGFT; from the exons ATGTCGGGCCAACAGCGACAACAGCCTGGTATTGCA TGCGAAGAatgtcgacgacgaagaatCCGCTGCGATAGGATTCGACCTCAATGTACAGCATGTGCTACATCCGGCGTGGAATGCATAGTGCGAGACAGCTGCCCGCCTCGAGGGCCCAGGAAAGGGTATCTCAAGACGCTGCAGAAAAGAATAGAGGAGCTCGAGAGCCAGCTAGAAAACCAGGGGACGCCTCCAGCACCCATCTGCCAGACCGTGGACAACGACAGCAGCACAGACAACAATGAAAACAATACCACAACGCCCGAAACAACAGATATCCTGCAGTGGCCGGTAGCACCGATAGAATTCCCATTCCCCACGATGGAACCGTGGGGATGTTGCGACGGTCCGTACAAGAGCTCGCTCCTTCAATTGCCGCCAGTGGACAGTGTACCAGAGTTGGTCCAAATTCCAATGGAATCTGGTCTCTTCATCTCTCCAATAATGCACAATGACCT AGATCAGCTGTTTTTCGACCGGGCGTATGCGTTTGCGCCAATCATCCATACTCACCGCTACCGATCATGGTCCAAACAACCAAACTTGAGCAAACAGAGGACATGCCTGCAGTACGCTATGTGGACGTTAGCCTCATCACTCTCCAGCCAGTTCCATGTTGAAGGTTGCAAGTTATATGCGAAAACGAGGCAGCTTCTGGGCGAACTCGACGGAGATGAGCCCTGCCACCAAATCTCTTTGGAACAAGCCCAGGCGTGGGCCTTGCTTTCGATCTACGAGCTAACCTGTCAGGACTTCGACCGAGGGATGATGTCCGCCGGCAGAGCTTTTCGCTTGATTCAAATGATGAGACTATACGAGCTCGACATGCCTCGAACACCTCAAACCATGCAGCTAGACCAGTATCAAAGGGAATTCACTCCGGCCCAGAACGACTGGATTGATATCGAAACGAAGAGACGCACCTTTTGGTTTGCATATCTAATTGACCGCTTCACGAGTATGGTGGATGGGCTACATATGTTCTTTGACGAGCGGCTG ATACGAACACGCCTGCCAGCTCCTGAGGTAAACTTTGTAAACAATCGCCCGATGGACATGAGTTTCCTCGCCGACGTGGTCCCAGATGTCGGCGTCGAGTGGCCACACAATAACTTCTCGCCCTTTGCGGAGTGTGTCATCGGGGCCACAATGTGCGGACGGGTCCTCCAGCATAAGCAGAACGCCCCGACCAGGCCTTGCGAAGAGTTCTGCAGTCGACATCGAACTCTTAATGCACTGCTGGCGCAGCGGATTAAGATGCTGCGGATTCACGCATCACTGGAGTACCCAGACCCCATCATCGCCTTTGTTGCCCTGGCGGCACAGATTGATGTGCTTATGCTCTACGACCTGATTGAAACCAAGCCACTAGGGACTGGTGTGGAAGGAACGCAGCTTGTTCAAGCTCTCCATGCAGAGCACCAACAACAGGCCTTAGATGCTGTGACCGATATCTCTCTGCTGGTGGCCGTACTTGGCCAACACTTCAAG ATGCATCCTTTGACCCCcatcctgctccttctggGCGCCCGATTCTCACAATCCCACCCCGAGCTTAACGATGCCTATATCAAGCTTATGCCCAGCATCTTAACAACGTTGCAAGCATCGACGGGCCTCAACAAGCTTGCGCAGAACTTCCTTCAGCTCTTAAAGCCCCAGGGCGACACGTGGTGTGGTTTTACTTAA